The Acidicapsa ligni genome has a window encoding:
- a CDS encoding error-prone DNA polymerase, producing the protein MGYVELHARSAFSFLGAASSPETLAEVCAGRGISAIGLLDQDGVYGSPRMHMAAEKLGLRAHVGAEISVEDTLFGEAARCRYPLLAESRTGYQNLCRLITRYKLRENQKGEGAAVFHELEEFASGLVCLTGGSEGPLAAALGRGGYDEGVRTVERLVQTFGPQNVYVEVQRHRNRQQEFRNKAAVSIARTFGLPLLATNGVQYATPREREIQDVMTAIRLHTTLEGAGTTLQGNAERYIRSGAEMAALFADLPEAISNTEALSGRLQFQLKDLGYQLPRYPVPEGETMISFLRERTREGWNWRYGYKTDSSLRERAHKQVERELALIEKLDLAGYFLIVWDLIRFCKEQGILVQGRGSAANSAVCYSLGITIVDPVGMDLLFERFLSEERGEWPDIDLDLPSGDQREAVIQYLYKKYGRHGAAMTANVITYRAKSAAREVGKVLGLTEDTLAEVSATVTSFEWRSPTDSLEEHFRQAGLDLTNPTIQTFLNLSMRMQDLPRNLGQHSGGMIVCQGQLDAVVPLEPATMPNRTVVQWDKDDCSDFGIIKFDLLGLGMMAVLEESLTLIRKRYEEDIDLAHLPVDDPDVYAAIQDADVIGVFQIESRAQMSSLPRTCPKCFYDLVKQVAIIRPGPVIGDFVNPYVMRVLGRQPVTYPHPLLEPILFRTLGVPLFQEQILRVAMVMADLTGGEAEQLRRAMGSKRSVAKVLAMESLMRSRMAAKDVASAVQDEIIRLIQAVGHYMFPESHAASFASLTYASAYLREHYRAAFTAAILNQQPMGFYSPDTLVSDAQRHGLKVHYIDINASEWLCTLELSNDLVPKHELRIGFRYVRGMRKVAGEAIVRAREADGPFVSVADLLRRVPELRGEELTTLAEIGALNSTYESLTEGHRRTALWDVARAIQSPGPLFDGLKDEDRTAPLDRMTHEERLLADYRGASMTTGPRPLYYSRKALNEMGVTTAIRLRNTPDKTRVTVAGFAITTQRPGTASGLLFVSLEDETGIANAVVMPNLYGRYRPLLDRARFLLIEGKMQNVDGVLTVRAERIRPLNVTGIPMASRSFR; encoded by the coding sequence ATGGGATATGTCGAACTCCACGCCCGATCTGCATTCAGCTTCCTGGGAGCAGCTTCCTCACCAGAAACGCTCGCCGAGGTATGTGCTGGGCGCGGTATCTCCGCCATCGGTCTTCTCGATCAGGATGGCGTCTATGGCTCGCCGCGCATGCACATGGCGGCTGAAAAGCTGGGATTGCGCGCCCATGTCGGTGCGGAAATTTCTGTTGAAGACACGCTCTTTGGAGAAGCTGCGCGGTGCCGATACCCCCTCCTTGCCGAATCGAGGACAGGCTACCAGAATCTCTGCCGGCTGATCACCCGATACAAGCTGAGGGAGAACCAAAAAGGTGAAGGTGCCGCTGTCTTTCACGAACTCGAAGAGTTCGCCAGTGGCCTCGTGTGTCTTACCGGCGGATCGGAAGGGCCGCTAGCGGCGGCTCTCGGGCGCGGCGGGTATGACGAAGGCGTTCGCACGGTCGAACGCCTGGTGCAGACGTTCGGCCCACAGAATGTCTACGTCGAGGTGCAGCGACATCGCAACCGACAACAGGAATTTCGTAACAAGGCAGCCGTGTCGATCGCCCGCACGTTTGGCTTGCCGCTGCTGGCGACCAATGGAGTGCAGTATGCGACTCCTCGGGAACGCGAAATCCAGGACGTGATGACAGCCATTCGGCTGCATACCACTCTTGAAGGCGCGGGAACAACACTTCAGGGAAACGCCGAGCGCTACATCCGTTCCGGCGCGGAGATGGCGGCGCTGTTTGCCGATCTCCCTGAGGCGATCTCGAACACCGAAGCTCTCTCCGGGAGACTGCAGTTCCAGCTCAAGGACCTCGGCTACCAGTTGCCGCGCTATCCGGTGCCCGAGGGCGAAACGATGATCTCCTTCCTGCGAGAGAGGACACGCGAGGGCTGGAACTGGCGCTATGGATACAAGACAGATTCGAGCCTGAGAGAACGCGCCCACAAACAGGTTGAACGAGAGCTCGCTCTGATCGAAAAGCTCGACCTGGCCGGCTATTTCCTCATCGTCTGGGACCTGATCCGTTTCTGCAAGGAACAAGGAATTCTGGTCCAGGGACGAGGCTCCGCGGCAAACAGCGCGGTCTGTTATTCGCTCGGTATTACGATTGTCGATCCAGTCGGCATGGACCTGCTCTTCGAGCGGTTTCTGAGTGAAGAGCGGGGTGAGTGGCCCGATATCGACCTGGATCTGCCGAGCGGCGATCAGCGCGAAGCGGTAATCCAGTACCTATACAAAAAATACGGTAGGCACGGCGCCGCCATGACTGCGAACGTAATTACCTACCGCGCGAAATCAGCAGCGCGTGAGGTTGGCAAAGTTCTGGGACTGACGGAAGACACGCTGGCCGAAGTCTCCGCGACCGTAACTTCGTTCGAATGGAGGTCGCCTACGGACTCGCTCGAGGAGCACTTCCGCCAGGCTGGCCTCGACCTCACGAATCCGACGATCCAAACCTTTCTCAATCTTTCGATGAGGATGCAGGATCTGCCGCGGAACCTCGGGCAGCACAGCGGCGGCATGATTGTCTGTCAGGGGCAGCTCGATGCGGTAGTCCCTCTTGAACCCGCAACGATGCCGAACCGCACAGTAGTCCAGTGGGACAAGGACGATTGTTCCGATTTCGGAATCATCAAGTTCGATCTTCTTGGCCTGGGCATGATGGCTGTGCTCGAAGAGTCTCTGACACTGATCCGCAAGCGATACGAGGAGGACATCGATCTTGCTCATCTGCCGGTCGATGATCCAGATGTATATGCGGCGATTCAAGACGCGGACGTTATAGGCGTCTTCCAGATCGAGTCGCGTGCGCAGATGAGTTCGTTGCCCAGAACTTGTCCGAAGTGCTTTTACGACCTCGTCAAGCAGGTGGCGATCATCCGTCCCGGCCCGGTCATCGGCGACTTCGTGAATCCCTATGTCATGAGGGTTCTGGGACGGCAGCCTGTCACCTATCCTCATCCACTGCTCGAGCCAATTCTTTTCCGTACGCTCGGCGTTCCGCTTTTCCAGGAACAGATTCTTCGCGTCGCCATGGTAATGGCTGATCTTACTGGGGGCGAGGCGGAACAGCTGCGTCGCGCTATGGGAAGCAAACGATCCGTCGCAAAGGTGCTTGCGATGGAGTCTCTGATGCGCAGCCGTATGGCAGCGAAGGATGTTGCCTCGGCAGTCCAGGATGAAATCATCCGGCTGATCCAGGCCGTAGGACATTACATGTTCCCGGAATCGCACGCAGCAAGTTTCGCAAGCCTCACTTATGCGAGCGCCTATCTCAGAGAACACTATCGCGCCGCGTTCACGGCAGCAATTCTCAATCAGCAGCCGATGGGTTTCTACTCACCCGATACTCTCGTCAGCGACGCGCAGCGGCACGGTCTGAAGGTCCACTACATCGACATCAACGCTTCCGAGTGGCTCTGCACTCTGGAACTGTCGAACGATTTGGTGCCGAAACACGAGTTGCGAATTGGCTTCCGCTACGTTCGCGGTATGCGGAAGGTCGCTGGGGAGGCGATTGTTCGCGCCCGAGAGGCCGACGGTCCGTTTGTCTCGGTGGCCGATTTGTTACGACGCGTCCCTGAGCTGCGCGGCGAAGAGCTGACGACGCTTGCCGAGATTGGCGCACTCAATTCGACCTACGAATCTCTGACGGAGGGCCATCGCCGAACTGCGTTGTGGGATGTCGCGAGAGCGATCCAATCGCCGGGACCGCTTTTTGACGGGCTGAAAGATGAAGACCGGACCGCGCCGCTCGATCGGATGACTCACGAGGAACGGCTGCTCGCCGACTACCGCGGAGCCAGCATGACCACGGGGCCCCGTCCTTTGTACTACAGCCGGAAGGCGCTCAATGAAATGGGGGTCACGACAGCGATTCGGCTTCGGAATACTCCGGACAAGACACGGGTGACCGTGGCTGGTTTTGCGATCACAACTCAACGCCCCGGAACTGCCAGCGGGTTGTTGTTCGTGAGCCTCGAAGATGAAACCGGCATCGCCAACGCCGTGGTGATGCCAAATCTCTACGGCCGATACCGCCCTCTCCTGGATAGAGCCAGGTTCCTGCTCATTGAAGGGAAGATGCAAAATGTCGATGGTGTTTTAACTGTGCGGGCGGAGAGAATTCGTCCGCTCAATGTGACAGGGATTCCGATGGCTTCTCGCAGCTTCCGATAA
- a CDS encoding glucosidase family protein, which produces MTNSDISRRTFLQVLVAATTASYGHKTLGLLSPPSRHSEGLLHFTRSENFGIRADGTALNSGSRYRESTEHTSDLSFDISNNQISSSFTHNGDLRRACVCTGVDSLPLSEVKGGVYCAKRLLYGGPWGTQISVEGISKAAEHVEVALIENLFPLFSHEQGQLRCHRLVFAPVDVRNEARSPRAVIQIVLLENRSPDPYTVQVSLTALQENSFGTPAAQQPHDPGTNAKPLKQLSMARSRFLAMDQQSIQGADDIWSVSVDPHSSSTVAIAWVLAESEQEEHETIETLREKNVDSWLEDTLNFRGQAYGKLTIPEYGFAGEAMVRFAELSRQSALRSQNGTFCGGFLGSDVDVTPVNWARDGYYSALAMSMFQPGLCRDSILYFLKWGHAPETTGPGRGRFPNAQAVSQSLSNSVSGLSMAGVYYRATGDREFFSSRPEILDQARHIFDQVLSSRRGAPMLFPSLYFSDGEARGDYHTGSNVAAWFAFSCMSTIAAKAYRDQRLAHEWSSIAREIRAAIETHCVGDSPYGKRFYEGANADGSLVEGHDGEESETTLMPFYGFCEPDDIRLQNHAHLAMTAANPLYSSELDAIWWYNSDWRSATFPGFTTAMAGASDEAQLQDRLDRIRSLTDFDGSLWWWPYPYGSKDRNAPMRGDGARKCGWAAAVYLCRFVHDILGISIDAASRTVRFAPFAPWNQFNWNRARIGTTQFDFAYRNNGRVLSSTIQNHNRDAYTASIILTPGKGHSPNHLFIDGRPSPQERKIIDRWGRQCAQVDFLLKPGKRVEVSMQVDRSE; this is translated from the coding sequence TTGACGAACTCAGATATCTCTCGACGAACATTTCTTCAGGTTCTTGTCGCCGCTACGACGGCTTCCTATGGCCACAAGACGCTTGGTTTGCTGTCACCGCCGTCTCGTCACTCGGAAGGCTTACTGCACTTCACCAGAAGCGAGAACTTCGGCATTCGCGCGGACGGAACTGCCCTCAATTCAGGTAGCCGCTATCGCGAGTCGACTGAACACACCTCCGACCTTTCATTCGATATCTCAAACAACCAAATCTCCTCCTCCTTCACTCATAACGGCGATCTTCGCCGGGCATGCGTTTGTACCGGAGTTGACTCTCTACCGCTCAGCGAAGTCAAAGGTGGCGTATATTGCGCCAAGCGTCTGCTCTATGGAGGCCCCTGGGGCACACAAATTTCCGTCGAAGGAATCTCAAAGGCAGCCGAGCACGTTGAGGTTGCACTGATCGAAAACCTTTTTCCCCTGTTCTCGCACGAACAGGGCCAGCTTCGCTGCCACCGACTCGTATTCGCTCCCGTCGACGTTCGTAACGAGGCCCGCTCGCCGCGAGCGGTTATTCAGATCGTGCTCCTTGAAAACAGAAGCCCAGATCCGTATACCGTTCAGGTCTCGCTGACAGCCCTCCAGGAGAACTCGTTTGGCACACCGGCCGCACAACAGCCTCACGATCCAGGAACGAACGCAAAACCTCTCAAGCAACTTTCCATGGCGAGAAGCAGATTCCTCGCTATGGACCAGCAATCTATACAAGGTGCTGATGACATCTGGTCTGTATCGGTAGATCCGCACTCTTCATCTACCGTAGCAATTGCCTGGGTACTCGCAGAATCCGAGCAGGAAGAACACGAGACGATCGAGACACTTCGCGAGAAGAACGTCGACTCCTGGCTTGAAGACACACTCAATTTTCGTGGGCAAGCTTACGGGAAACTCACTATTCCTGAGTATGGTTTTGCCGGCGAAGCAATGGTTCGCTTTGCGGAGCTTTCTCGGCAGTCCGCGCTGCGTTCCCAGAACGGAACATTCTGTGGAGGCTTTCTTGGAAGCGACGTTGATGTCACTCCCGTGAACTGGGCAAGGGACGGTTACTATTCCGCGCTCGCGATGAGCATGTTCCAGCCCGGACTTTGCCGCGACTCCATACTCTACTTCCTAAAATGGGGCCATGCGCCGGAGACAACCGGACCCGGCCGTGGGAGGTTTCCGAACGCGCAAGCCGTCAGTCAGTCTTTGAGCAATTCAGTCTCTGGTCTTTCGATGGCCGGTGTCTACTATCGGGCAACCGGGGATCGTGAGTTTTTCTCGTCCAGACCGGAGATACTCGATCAGGCACGTCACATCTTTGATCAGGTCCTCTCCAGCCGTCGCGGTGCCCCGATGCTGTTTCCCTCACTTTACTTCTCAGATGGCGAAGCAAGAGGCGACTATCACACGGGCTCTAACGTTGCCGCGTGGTTCGCGTTCAGTTGCATGTCTACGATCGCGGCGAAGGCCTATCGTGACCAGCGGCTCGCCCACGAATGGTCTTCAATTGCTCGAGAGATCCGTGCGGCGATCGAAACACACTGCGTCGGCGATAGTCCCTACGGAAAGCGATTTTACGAGGGTGCAAATGCCGACGGCTCGTTAGTCGAAGGACATGACGGCGAAGAAAGCGAGACGACGTTGATGCCCTTCTATGGTTTCTGTGAGCCCGATGACATTCGCCTTCAGAACCATGCACATCTTGCCATGACCGCGGCGAATCCTCTCTACTCCAGCGAGCTCGATGCGATCTGGTGGTATAACTCCGACTGGCGTTCCGCCACATTTCCTGGTTTTACCACAGCGATGGCTGGGGCGAGTGACGAAGCGCAGCTTCAGGATCGTTTAGATCGTATTCGCTCCCTGACCGATTTTGATGGTTCGCTGTGGTGGTGGCCCTATCCTTACGGCAGCAAAGACAGAAATGCTCCCATGCGAGGAGACGGAGCACGAAAGTGCGGATGGGCCGCTGCTGTGTACTTATGTCGCTTCGTCCATGACATTCTTGGGATCTCGATCGATGCCGCTTCCCGTACGGTCCGTTTCGCACCATTCGCTCCGTGGAACCAATTCAACTGGAACCGAGCAAGGATTGGGACAACTCAGTTTGACTTTGCATATCGAAACAATGGACGAGTGCTCTCCTCGACCATCCAAAACCACAATCGGGACGCATATACCGCGTCGATTATCCTGACGCCTGGCAAGGGGCACTCACCCAACCATCTCTTCATCGATGGGCGCCCCTCTCCGCAGGAGCGCAAGATTATTGATCGGTGGGGACGGCAATGTGCGCAAGTCGATTTCCTGCTCAAGCCTGGAAAGCGAGTTGAGGTCTCGATGCAGGTCGATAGGTCGGAGTAA